The Solibacillus sp. FSL R7-0682 genome includes a window with the following:
- a CDS encoding YjjG family noncanonical pyrimidine nucleotidase: MKQYQFLFFDLDDTLLDFHAAETLALPKLFEAHQVPLTPEIHSVYKEINAGLWQALEEGQITREQLLETRFGKTFEHFGRKVDGLALDAEYRSYLAESKVFVEGALEVIQTLAPKYELYITSNGISDTQNKRLEVTGLGPYFKQVFVSENTGFQKPMKQFFDYVFERIPHFDPAKAIIIGDSYSADIIGGAGAGIDTCWLNPLHKEATHEIKATYTIEKLAQLLPILEQSEMALNK, translated from the coding sequence ATGAAGCAATATCAATTTTTATTTTTTGATTTAGATGATACATTACTAGATTTCCATGCAGCTGAAACACTTGCCTTACCAAAGCTATTTGAAGCGCATCAGGTTCCACTTACGCCTGAAATTCATAGTGTTTATAAAGAAATTAATGCTGGACTTTGGCAGGCATTAGAAGAGGGACAAATTACACGCGAGCAATTATTGGAAACTCGTTTTGGAAAAACATTTGAACATTTCGGTAGAAAAGTAGACGGTCTTGCCCTCGATGCAGAATACCGTAGCTATTTAGCAGAAAGTAAGGTGTTTGTGGAAGGGGCTTTAGAAGTCATCCAGACGCTAGCGCCAAAATATGAGCTATATATTACATCGAATGGTATTTCGGATACGCAAAATAAACGATTAGAAGTGACAGGCTTGGGGCCTTATTTTAAACAAGTATTTGTTTCTGAAAATACAGGTTTTCAAAAGCCGATGAAGCAATTTTTCGATTATGTATTTGAGAGAATTCCACATTTTGACCCAGCAAAAGCGATTATAATTGGAGACTCTTATAGCGCTGATATTATTGGCGGTGCTGGTGCTGGAATAGATACATGTTGGCTCAATCCTTTACATAAGGAGGCAACACACGAAATTAAAGCAACTTATACAATCGAAAAGCTTGCGCAATTACTTCCTATTTTAGAACAAAGTGAAATGGCCTTAAATAAATAG
- a CDS encoding YebC/PmpR family DNA-binding transcriptional regulator, with translation MGRKWNNIKEKKAGKDAANSRVYAKFGREIYVAAKSGEPNPESNRALKTVLERAKTYSVPKHIIEKAIDKAKGGGEESFDELRYEGFGIGGTMVIVDALTNNVNRTASEVRAAFGKNGGNMGVSGSAAHMFQNTAVFGIEDKTEDEILEILMEADLDMRDIMDEEGTIIVYVEPDQFHVTQEAFKAAGIEEFTVAELTMLPMTDVALTGDDLVKFEKMIDALEDLEDVQRVYHNADLGE, from the coding sequence ATGGGTCGTAAATGGAATAACATTAAAGAGAAAAAAGCCGGGAAAGATGCAGCAAACAGCCGTGTCTATGCAAAATTTGGTCGTGAAATTTATGTAGCAGCTAAATCTGGAGAGCCAAATCCAGAATCTAACCGTGCACTTAAAACAGTTTTAGAGCGTGCGAAAACATATTCTGTACCTAAGCACATCATTGAAAAAGCGATCGATAAAGCAAAGGGTGGCGGTGAAGAGAGCTTTGATGAACTACGCTATGAAGGCTTTGGTATTGGCGGAACGATGGTAATAGTTGATGCATTAACAAACAACGTAAATCGTACAGCTTCAGAAGTTCGTGCAGCGTTCGGTAAAAATGGTGGGAACATGGGCGTTAGTGGTTCAGCTGCACATATGTTCCAAAATACAGCCGTATTTGGTATTGAAGATAAAACAGAAGATGAAATTCTTGAAATCTTAATGGAAGCAGATTTAGATATGCGTGACATTATGGATGAAGAAGGCACAATTATCGTTTACGTTGAGCCAGATCAATTCCACGTAACACAAGAAGCATTTAAAGCAGCAGGAATCGAAGAGTTCACAGTTGCAGAATTAACTATGCTCCCAATGACAGATGTGGCATTAACGGGCGATGATTTAGTGAAATTCGAAAAAATGATTGATGCATTAGAAGATTTAGAAGACGTTCAACGCGTTTACCATAATGCAGATTTAGGTGAATAA
- a CDS encoding methyl-accepting chemotaxis protein, with amino-acid sequence MKKMDKLGVRIIGMIALIFIGILVLNIYMMINNSMRSVESAVKERTIEIASNIVQFIDIAKYEELIEDPEENDTYWELREQLNSLREFNGVLYAYTYSVPEKEGAVQFLVDGMPADDIEGAGALGDESGSTKYEHIEKVIENGSYATEVLSSDFGEYVTGIVPVKNSSGETVAYLGVDIDASYIQELSNGVAKQVVPIMVIMFIIIIIIALIGVYVFIHRSLSPLKILNSSVEKLASGDILQSKEIVQQMNLKANNEITDFAKNFQNSLTELSITFSVLKERTEDLEQVVYQMESSTQSVNKSNEQMIQNIAAISGSGELQAESNNEVTTAMGEMAIGIQRLADTMNEIAEISNEMTGLVENGANNSKFVVTQIQNVEHSVEQTSLLVADMGENFQSIKEMVGVITNIADQTNLLALNAAIEAARAGEAGKGFAVVADEVRKLAEMSRHSADEISEHLQNFTQITEQALVEMKSTTTDVKAGTASVNEIGQQLHQILKSVYEVNNRIQDDSAVVEQMSAGAEEILASTEEMNHLVNEISTQTKSLAQSSDIQTQAMDDLKGVVQKLDENSKQVVIEMKKFNL; translated from the coding sequence ATGAAAAAAATGGATAAATTAGGTGTTCGCATCATCGGTATGATTGCCCTTATCTTTATAGGCATTTTAGTGTTAAACATTTATATGATGATTAACAACTCTATGCGTTCGGTTGAATCGGCAGTAAAAGAACGTACAATAGAGATTGCCTCAAATATAGTTCAGTTTATCGATATAGCGAAATATGAAGAATTAATAGAAGACCCAGAGGAAAATGATACTTATTGGGAGCTACGAGAACAATTAAATTCATTACGTGAATTTAATGGCGTTTTGTATGCCTATACATATTCAGTACCAGAAAAAGAAGGTGCTGTTCAATTTTTAGTAGACGGGATGCCTGCAGATGATATTGAGGGAGCAGGTGCATTAGGTGATGAGTCAGGCTCTACAAAGTATGAGCATATTGAAAAGGTAATAGAAAACGGCAGTTATGCTACAGAAGTATTAAGTAGCGATTTTGGTGAATACGTAACAGGCATTGTTCCTGTAAAAAATTCATCAGGTGAAACAGTTGCCTATTTAGGTGTTGATATTGACGCTTCATACATTCAAGAATTAAGTAATGGTGTTGCGAAGCAAGTTGTACCGATAATGGTGATCATGTTTATTATAATTATTATTATCGCGCTGATTGGTGTATATGTATTCATTCATCGTTCATTATCGCCATTAAAAATTTTAAATAGCTCTGTAGAAAAGTTGGCATCTGGCGATATCCTTCAATCAAAAGAAATTGTTCAACAAATGAACTTGAAGGCAAATAATGAAATTACGGATTTTGCAAAGAATTTCCAAAATTCATTGACTGAACTCTCTATAACATTCTCAGTATTAAAGGAACGTACGGAGGATTTAGAACAAGTTGTCTATCAAATGGAAAGCTCAACGCAGAGTGTCAATAAATCAAATGAGCAAATGATTCAAAACATAGCAGCGATTTCCGGAAGTGGCGAATTACAAGCAGAAAGTAACAATGAAGTAACTACTGCAATGGGTGAAATGGCAATTGGTATTCAAAGACTAGCAGATACAATGAATGAAATTGCGGAAATTTCAAATGAGATGACGGGTCTTGTAGAAAACGGGGCGAATAACTCAAAATTTGTAGTAACACAAATTCAAAATGTCGAACATTCGGTGGAACAAACATCGCTACTTGTAGCGGATATGGGTGAAAACTTCCAATCAATTAAGGAAATGGTAGGAGTTATTACAAATATTGCGGATCAGACCAATTTACTCGCCTTAAATGCGGCAATAGAAGCTGCTCGTGCTGGTGAAGCTGGAAAAGGGTTTGCGGTAGTAGCGGATGAGGTACGAAAGTTAGCAGAAATGTCTCGCCATTCAGCAGATGAAATTTCAGAACATCTACAAAATTTTACGCAAATTACAGAACAAGCTTTAGTCGAAATGAAATCGACAACAACTGATGTAAAAGCAGGCACAGCCTCTGTTAATGAAATTGGGCAACAATTGCACCAAATTTTAAAATCTGTGTATGAAGTAAACAATCGAATTCAGGACGATTCGGCAGTTGTGGAACAGATGTCCGCAGGTGCAGAGGAAATTTTAGCCTCAACTGAAGAAATGAATCATTTAGTCAATGAAATTTCAACACAGACAAAATCATTAGCTCAGTCATCTGATATTCAAACACAAGCGATGGATGACTTAAAAGGCGTCGTTCAAAAACTCGATGAAAATTCGAAGCAAGTTGTGATAGAGATGAAAAAGTTTAATTTATAA
- a CDS encoding NAD-dependent epimerase/dehydratase family protein, translated as MKDILVLGGTRFFGRKLVERLLEANHRVTIVTRGQSQNSFGTQVEHIQVDRTNVEAFKAAVAGRKFDVVYDNICYSPNEAKQFCEIFNGSIGKLVFTSTLSTYEATGKAHDEADFDPYSYEIVMGNTTDFTYGEGKRLAEAVFYKYAEFPVVAVRFPIVMGDDDYTRRLHFHVERILQDEPIGFVNMDAEMSFIQATEAARFLEWAGMNAVEGPINATANGVISLKDLIALIEEKTEKRAKIALLGTDEIRSPYAVPASWYMTTEKAQKAGFTFSELNDWLPSLVEAIVESSAK; from the coding sequence ATGAAAGACATATTAGTATTAGGTGGCACACGTTTCTTTGGGAGGAAGTTAGTAGAGAGATTACTTGAAGCAAATCACCGTGTAACGATTGTGACACGAGGGCAATCTCAAAACTCATTTGGCACTCAAGTAGAGCATATTCAAGTTGACCGAACAAATGTAGAAGCATTTAAAGCTGCAGTAGCAGGAAGAAAATTTGATGTTGTATATGATAATATTTGCTATTCACCGAATGAAGCAAAGCAGTTTTGTGAAATTTTTAATGGTTCGATTGGAAAGCTTGTTTTTACTTCTACTTTATCTACATATGAAGCAACTGGAAAGGCACATGATGAGGCTGATTTTGATCCGTATTCATATGAGATTGTGATGGGAAATACAACAGATTTCACTTATGGGGAAGGCAAACGTTTAGCAGAGGCAGTCTTTTATAAATATGCCGAGTTCCCAGTTGTAGCGGTACGTTTCCCAATTGTAATGGGGGACGATGATTATACACGTCGCCTACATTTCCACGTTGAGCGTATTTTACAGGATGAGCCAATTGGATTTGTCAATATGGATGCTGAAATGTCTTTTATCCAAGCAACAGAAGCTGCCCGCTTTTTAGAGTGGGCTGGAATGAATGCAGTTGAAGGACCAATTAATGCAACAGCAAATGGGGTTATTTCTCTGAAAGACTTAATTGCCCTCATTGAAGAAAAAACAGAAAAACGTGCAAAAATTGCATTACTGGGAACAGATGAAATTCGTTCACCGTATGCTGTGCCCGCTTCTTGGTATATGACGACCGAAAAAGCACAAAAAGCAGGTTTTACGTTTAGTGAGTTAAATGATTGGCTTCCATCATTAGTTGAAGCAATTGTAGAATCCAGTGCAAAATAG
- a CDS encoding sigma-70 family RNA polymerase sigma factor: MLLSEELAFQEIMKSYTEPLLKIAYLYVKDWHVAEDIVQDTFLSYYEKFEQFEERSSLKTYLVRITINKCKDYLKSWRYRKLFLTNRFSLTKKEQAHLVQQEERLDIANAVLNLPLHLREVVIHYYYEELSILEISTILSLSDNTVKTRLRRARQLLKEQLSMDEWEVLSNE; the protein is encoded by the coding sequence ATGCTACTTTCAGAAGAACTTGCTTTCCAAGAAATTATGAAGTCTTATACAGAACCATTATTAAAAATTGCATACTTATATGTAAAGGATTGGCACGTGGCAGAGGATATCGTACAGGATACGTTTTTATCCTATTACGAAAAATTTGAGCAATTTGAGGAGCGCTCTTCATTAAAAACCTATCTCGTTCGAATTACAATTAATAAATGTAAGGATTATTTAAAAAGCTGGAGGTATCGGAAACTCTTTTTGACTAATCGATTTTCTTTAACTAAAAAAGAACAGGCACACCTCGTACAACAAGAGGAACGATTAGATATTGCTAACGCTGTACTAAATTTACCACTTCATTTAAGAGAGGTCGTAATTCACTACTATTATGAAGAGCTATCTATCTTAGAAATATCTACGATACTTTCCTTATCTGATAATACAGTAAAAACAAGGCTGAGGAGAGCCAGGCAGTTGCTAAAGGAGCAATTGTCAATGGATGAATGGGAGGTGCTTTCAAATGAATGA
- the ypfJ gene encoding KPN_02809 family neutral zinc metallopeptidase, with protein MEVKGRRKSSNVEDRRGMSAGKIGGGLGGIGIVIAIIFTLLNGGDTGDVLDTVTKSITQNGQTTENYEPTAEEEELAEFISVVLADTEDVWQKVFAENGMTYQNPTLVLFTNSVSSGCGLQNAAVGPFYCPADYKLYIDLSFYKELKTRFKAPGDFAMAYVVAHEVGHHVQTLIGTSQEVHALSGKVSQAQYNEQVKRLELQADYLAGVWAHHVQNKGYLEAGDFEEALSAANAIGDDTLQMEAQGYVVPESFTHGTSEQRMRWFKRGFEFGTLEGGNTFKASDL; from the coding sequence ATGGAAGTTAAAGGTAGAAGGAAAAGTAGTAATGTAGAAGATCGTCGAGGTATGAGTGCAGGGAAAATAGGCGGGGGACTAGGTGGAATTGGAATCGTAATTGCTATTATTTTTACATTATTAAATGGTGGGGACACGGGTGATGTATTAGATACAGTGACAAAAAGTATTACGCAAAATGGCCAAACAACGGAAAATTATGAACCAACTGCCGAAGAAGAGGAGCTGGCAGAATTTATATCGGTTGTATTAGCAGATACAGAAGATGTTTGGCAGAAAGTTTTTGCAGAAAATGGGATGACTTATCAAAACCCAACACTTGTTTTATTTACAAATAGTGTGAGTTCAGGATGTGGCTTACAAAACGCAGCGGTTGGACCATTTTATTGTCCAGCAGATTATAAGTTGTACATCGATTTGAGTTTCTATAAAGAATTAAAAACACGCTTTAAAGCACCGGGTGATTTCGCTATGGCATATGTTGTCGCCCATGAAGTAGGGCACCATGTTCAAACTTTAATTGGTACATCTCAAGAAGTTCACGCATTAAGCGGTAAAGTATCGCAAGCTCAGTATAATGAGCAAGTAAAGCGTTTGGAATTGCAGGCTGACTATTTAGCAGGCGTATGGGCGCATCATGTTCAAAATAAGGGATACTTAGAAGCGGGAGATTTTGAAGAGGCATTATCTGCGGCTAATGCAATTGGAGATGACACATTACAAATGGAAGCACAGGGCTATGTTGTCCCAGAAAGTTTCACACATGGTACAAGTGAGCAGCGAATGCGTTGGTTTAAAAGGGGATTTGAGTTTGGAACACTTGAAGGCGGAAATACTTTTAAAGCAAGTGATTTGTAA
- a CDS encoding lysophospholipid acyltransferase family protein has product MYKFIASVVNTILKVNGAKAKVYGLENVPKEGGFVIACTHNGYIDILNLGVSIYPREIHFMAKKQLFEMKGLGWLIKNLNAFPVDRDNPGPSVIKIPRQLIKDGKIVGIFPSGTRSSENSELKAGAVTIAQLSKAQIVPAAYIGPKNAKGVFKRQKGYLVYGKPFTVEGGKEGRDESIQFLEAELTRLTNQLKEMHPEVR; this is encoded by the coding sequence GTGTATAAATTTATTGCAAGTGTTGTAAATACAATTTTAAAGGTTAATGGTGCAAAGGCTAAAGTTTATGGACTTGAAAATGTGCCGAAAGAAGGCGGATTTGTTATAGCATGTACACATAATGGCTATATTGATATTTTAAATTTGGGTGTATCCATTTACCCGCGTGAAATTCATTTTATGGCAAAAAAGCAATTGTTTGAAATGAAGGGATTAGGTTGGCTCATTAAAAATTTAAATGCCTTTCCAGTAGATCGTGATAATCCAGGTCCAAGTGTAATTAAAATTCCACGTCAGCTTATTAAAGATGGCAAAATTGTTGGGATTTTCCCAAGCGGTACACGTAGCTCAGAAAATAGCGAGCTAAAGGCAGGGGCTGTGACGATTGCGCAATTATCAAAGGCACAAATTGTGCCCGCTGCTTATATTGGTCCTAAAAATGCTAAAGGGGTATTTAAACGTCAAAAGGGGTATTTAGTTTATGGTAAGCCCTTCACAGTAGAAGGTGGAAAAGAAGGGCGCGATGAGTCTATCCAATTTTTAGAGGCGGAGCTAACGCGATTAACGAATCAACTAAAGGAAATGCATCCTGAAGTTCGCTAG
- a CDS encoding putative RNA methyltransferase, translated as MGLLSKRALSIKQLQQYIEIFACPICSEQMDISEEGKMSCSNGHSFDVSKQGYLYLLSRPVNSMYGKELFESRHAVINAGIYDELQNAIVNEVTVESPVLLDTGSGEGSHLHRICEQLPRSIGVGIDISKEGIIAAAKFYTEELWCVGDLANSPFNEGSFDVILNILSPANYDEFKRLLKPGGKVIKVVPQENYLKELRVQAFADSEKESYTNTQTVERFIESFDIVKVKRITYTMPLPSELVQKLLEMTPMGWHIDNKENIHLQEITIDLDLLIGMER; from the coding sequence ATGGGTCTATTATCAAAACGTGCGTTAAGTATTAAGCAATTGCAACAATATATAGAAATTTTTGCGTGTCCGATATGTAGTGAGCAAATGGACATCAGTGAAGAAGGGAAAATGAGCTGTTCAAATGGACATTCTTTTGATGTCTCAAAGCAAGGCTATTTATATTTGTTGAGTCGACCTGTAAATTCAATGTATGGCAAAGAACTGTTTGAATCACGTCATGCTGTCATTAACGCAGGCATCTATGATGAATTGCAAAATGCAATTGTTAATGAAGTAACAGTAGAATCACCGGTACTACTCGATACAGGTTCAGGAGAAGGGTCACATTTACACCGTATATGCGAGCAACTGCCTCGTTCAATAGGTGTCGGGATTGATATCTCAAAGGAAGGTATTATAGCAGCAGCAAAGTTTTACACAGAAGAATTATGGTGTGTAGGAGATTTAGCAAATAGCCCATTTAATGAGGGGTCCTTTGATGTTATTTTAAATATTTTATCCCCAGCTAATTATGATGAGTTTAAACGTCTATTAAAGCCGGGTGGAAAGGTAATTAAAGTTGTACCACAAGAAAACTATTTAAAGGAATTACGGGTGCAAGCATTTGCGGATTCAGAGAAGGAAAGCTATACGAACACACAAACTGTTGAACGCTTTATAGAAAGCTTTGATATCGTAAAAGTAAAGCGTATAACGTATACAATGCCATTACCTTCAGAACTTGTGCAAAAGCTACTTGAAATGACACCAATGGGCTGGCATATTGATAATAAAGAAAACATTCACCTACAGGAAATTACGATTGATTTAGATTTATTAATTGGAATGGAGAGGTAA
- a CDS encoding polysaccharide deacetylase family protein, with the protein MGRIVAVISIVLGVLFLIVNQWNVSANVTLANKEKVLAIPTYTEQKAFAEFIHHLNEQAAPNTTTWNKPFFANGGLPKLIRDCEAYIEVKELLVPNDIPVEEKVPAEKEPEQQGNPEPQVNLEREPDPMTDPQETPKKIALTFDDGPHRTITDAILEILQKHQVKATFFVLGENVVENLDVLHRINEQGHEIANHSWSHKNLKGLTKEEISEEINRTNAVIFDAIHTYPKAYRPPYGAIDDHVRSAIEMIPVLWNVDTLDWQHRTPAITLEKVKQQVKDNGIILMHDIHAETAQALDLVITFLIDEGYEFVTTSELMNY; encoded by the coding sequence ATGGGTAGAATCGTAGCAGTAATTAGCATTGTTTTAGGGGTACTCTTTTTAATCGTAAATCAGTGGAATGTATCGGCTAATGTGACGTTGGCAAATAAAGAGAAAGTGTTAGCGATTCCTACTTATACCGAACAAAAAGCATTTGCTGAATTTATTCATCATTTGAATGAGCAAGCAGCACCGAACACAACTACTTGGAATAAACCGTTTTTTGCAAATGGAGGTTTACCTAAACTGATTCGCGACTGTGAAGCATACATAGAGGTAAAAGAGCTACTTGTTCCAAATGACATTCCAGTTGAAGAAAAGGTGCCAGCTGAAAAAGAGCCAGAGCAACAAGGAAATCCAGAGCCACAAGTAAATCTAGAGCGAGAGCCAGACCCTATGACGGATCCACAAGAAACGCCAAAGAAAATTGCGCTGACTTTTGATGATGGTCCACATCGCACGATTACAGATGCGATTTTGGAAATACTCCAAAAACACCAAGTAAAAGCAACGTTCTTTGTGCTTGGGGAAAATGTAGTAGAAAATTTAGATGTATTACATCGAATTAATGAACAAGGTCATGAAATTGCAAATCATTCTTGGAGTCATAAAAACTTAAAGGGACTTACAAAAGAAGAAATAAGTGAGGAAATTAATCGAACAAACGCGGTTATTTTCGATGCGATTCATACGTACCCAAAAGCATATCGCCCACCATATGGGGCAATAGATGACCATGTCAGATCTGCAATTGAAATGATACCTGTTTTATGGAATGTTGATACGCTTGATTGGCAACATAGAACACCGGCTATAACGCTAGAAAAAGTAAAGCAGCAAGTAAAGGATAATGGAATAATACTAATGCATGATATTCACGCGGAAACAGCACAAGCTCTAGATCTTGTCATTACGTTTTTAATTGATGAAGGATATGAGTTTGTAACTACGAGTGAATTAATGAATTATTAA
- a CDS encoding low molecular weight protein-tyrosine-phosphatase translates to MKRVLFVCLGNICRSPMAEAVMRDLVEKRGLSDRIEVDSAGTSNYHIGEPPHRGTMAKLQEFNITTSGMKARQLRSSDLEEFDYIACMDANNVSNTKEMLRALDHPKIYRFLDLTSHKKDVPDPWYTGDFKETYELCVEGCEALLARIVSEGF, encoded by the coding sequence ATGAAGCGAGTGCTATTTGTATGTTTAGGGAATATTTGTCGTTCACCAATGGCCGAAGCGGTGATGCGTGACTTAGTAGAAAAGCGAGGCTTGAGTGATCGAATTGAGGTAGATTCGGCGGGAACGAGTAATTATCATATAGGAGAGCCACCACATAGAGGTACAATGGCAAAATTACAAGAATTCAATATTACGACGAGTGGAATGAAGGCGCGCCAGTTACGTAGTTCTGATTTAGAGGAATTTGATTATATTGCTTGTATGGATGCGAATAATGTATCAAATACAAAGGAAATGTTAAGGGCATTAGATCATCCAAAAATTTACCGTTTTTTAGATTTAACATCCCATAAAAAAGACGTACCAGATCCATGGTATACAGGAGATTTTAAAGAAACTTATGAGTTGTGTGTAGAAGGCTGCGAGGCATTACTAGCACGTATAGTGAGTGAAGGATTTTAA
- a CDS encoding nuclease-related domain-containing protein: MTLFFLIVFIAIIGYFSINIYLHDNTSFYKLTGYSYFDLLTKKKVRLTNKLVNAFDTTNGSQKVLVNLQVPSNGELHQIDVVLLHESGIYVINVKEMTGWINGREQDIHWTQLLHRNKSNLFGNPIHEAKRFKYALQDQLPDMNEELFDTLVIFTNDCAFQQIELHSEGTEVIKASDLKKWVNTLDGKRLSDTEIQSVYTALEGMMNVKDTTLKLKNSMA; the protein is encoded by the coding sequence ATGACACTATTTTTTCTAATTGTATTTATTGCTATTATTGGTTATTTTTCGATTAATATTTATCTTCATGATAATACGTCATTTTACAAATTAACGGGTTATTCTTATTTTGATTTACTAACGAAGAAAAAAGTAAGATTAACGAATAAATTAGTAAATGCATTTGATACAACAAATGGCTCTCAAAAAGTTTTAGTTAATTTGCAAGTGCCTTCAAATGGAGAATTACATCAAATTGATGTGGTTCTATTACATGAATCAGGAATTTATGTAATTAATGTAAAAGAAATGACAGGTTGGATTAATGGCCGTGAGCAAGACATTCATTGGACACAATTACTACATAGAAATAAGTCGAACTTATTTGGCAATCCAATCCATGAAGCGAAGCGTTTCAAATATGCGCTACAAGATCAACTACCGGATATGAATGAAGAATTATTCGACACGCTTGTAATTTTTACAAATGATTGTGCGTTCCAACAGATTGAATTACATTCTGAAGGTACGGAAGTAATTAAAGCTTCCGATCTAAAAAAATGGGTGAACACCTTAGATGGAAAGCGTTTATCGGATACTGAAATTCAGTCGGTTTATACAGCACTTGAAGGTATGATGAATGTAAAAGATACAACATTAAAATTAAAAAACTCAATGGCATAA